The nucleotide sequence CCTATAAGAAACTAATAAGACCATAATATCTTGCGTGAATCGCGGCAGAAAATATCTTaagattttatttacttttattggTTATTAACACATTCCACAGACATTAATCTTGACTATTCATAGTAGAGTAGAAAAAACGGAAGaaaagacaaaaagtattgcttTCAATTATCTATTATTCTATCAATTATCTATCATAGTAGAGTAGAGAAAACGGAAGAAAAAATATGATATGATTCAAAGATTTTTCCACACTTAAGTGTTGAGTTGGGTTGTCTTTTtgtgctatttttcttttattctttggaGTTTGGCGCAGTTCTTCTAATTTGCTAAATTATTGTTGATGTTGTAAACCAATCATCTTATTTTCTCAAATTATGGATCTCTAGAAATATTATGGATGTCGGTAGATATTTTAGACTTATCATCATCTCGGCTTTAATTTAATATATACCTGAAAATATATACATGCAACATATTTTATTcttcaattaaaaggaaaatattcTGAAACAATCAAGTTAACACGTGATATTTTAGTGATACATGGCAAAAATCAGTATGGACTATGGACAGTATTATTTGTATATAATTAATATTATAGTTCTTAAAATTGCAAATTATATTTAGaacttttttttaatgattaaatataaattaaattttaataaaagtattgACTCCCGAAATTTTATCTTACACGTATCTGTATCTCTACTTAGGTTGCTAATAGATAGAGTTTGTTAGACTTCACACACACTTATATTTAGAAAAGtctagggccagcaacttttatgTTTTTTAACCAGCATTTAACCATTAAAACAAAAGTaagtgatctcccaccattagatataatctcacacaattaaaaacactattgatggccaattgataatTATAAAATACCAAAATTGCTGGCCCTAGCATTCCTCCTTATATTTTATTTGTGTAAATTTTTTTCAtaggatttttttctttttttttttctaaaattgttttcttttttgcgtcaataaagatcaaaattataaagattaaattttatgttttctaaTCATAAAAATTTCTGATATCATAATATAGTATTACTTCTCTTAAAAATTTAAtctgataaaaaaaaatacatacataaataattatatctatcGATAAACATAGCACCtaattaataaatactatttGCAATCTATCTGGCTACTCAATCTAATCTTAGCAATATACACCCTTAATTCTCACATTTTTTTTTACAGTTCTTTGCATGATGAGGCACATTATTCTTTGAATTTTCTCACCATGAATAATGCaaaacaatcaaacaattatGATGGCTCTATCTCTAAATTTATTCAATCCCCCAATGCTTACAACCAAAATCCTCCACTCTATATAATAAATCCCCCACAAACTACCCCTCAACACACAAACAACCATacactaaataaattaataaatcataTTACTTAAGAAAACCCATTTTTGCAATGGCTAAATTGGCATTAGTAGCTACAATTATGGCTTGCATGGTGATAGTTGGTTCTCATGGTCAAGCAACATTGAGTTGTGACCAAGTCACAGTTTGGCTACTTCCATGCGTAAGCTATGCAGTTTTGGGAGGGAATGTGTCACAATTGTGCTGCCAAGGTATATATTCTCTTAATAAAGGATATAAGAATGGAGATGATAGAAGATCTGCATGCCAATGCATTAAGGATAGGGCTGCCCTTATTCCTGGGATTGATTATAAACGTGTTAATCAAATTGCTGGTTTATGTGGCACTAAATGTCCCTACAAAGTTTACCCAACTACTAACTGCTCCAAgtaagtttttattatttttctctttttttctttttctgttttgaattttatATATAGTAGGTTTTCTTAAGTAATTATTTGAGATAATCATAATCTTATTCAATTTTTTGAGATTCTATAAGTGATGTTAGTGTTTGTTTGGGCGCcgttattttgataaaaaaagatgaaaaaagatctttttttattttttaacgtgtttggcaaatttctagtagtaaaagtaaaagtactagaaaaataaaaaaaaatatcttttttgaaaaGCTATAattaacatctttttttaaaagatcttttttccttaaaaaagatgtttttcatgtaataaataaataaaaaagtacttttatattattatacctaaacataattgataaataaaaagatctttttgtacgagatacccaaacataaaattacttttacttttccataagatcttttaaaaaaagataactcgaaaaaagatcttttcttagaagctcacccaaacaagccttACAGTAGTATCATATTTTGATTCATTGTAAACACACATTTTCTTTTCTAATCTCTTTTTTAAGTTTCTAGCATGGTGTTAGAGCTTTTATAGAATAATCTCTTATAGTCTCTACTTATAACTTATTTAAACGTTAATAGATTATATAACTGTTATTCTTAAAGTCGTAGTTAAAATTGTCGTTGATTTAATAGATAGTGGCGGCAATCAAAACAGTCGCTAATGATTCGTTGTTATCTCTAACTTCTATTATAgtgaaaaaataatgataaaatttatattttgttaaatACCATGTTAAATACTATCTTTACACACCATATAAACATACAAATTTTGGCTCAAAAGATAGTTAGGGATGAATCGAAGTTGGCATTTAATAATATGTGAGAAGCATGTACGGGAAGGTgtaatagttaataagaaaatatACAAGACTTTgttaattaattacttttattttgtAGTTAAcgatattatttatattttttccaaatttatttttcatgtctaataatattatatatatcacatacatacatattTATACTAATTTGATCGATATTTGATGTTATTTTATAGGGTGCAGTAAGCAGCAGCAAAGAGTTCTAATTATTGGCCTAATCGGGATCAGGATCGTTATTCACCATGACTTGTATAAATAAAGATCATTAAATAATTGatctatatatatattaatatataatatatagaaatatTTAGCAATAATtggaaataaataagaaaaataaggtgTACGTTACGATCCAATTATCAATTTCTATATCGATCATCAATGAAATACCTCCCTTCAagtgtttattatttttcaatttctcTGTAAGGTTGCATTTGCTTACGAGTACTAGCTGCAATAGTGCGACATGAAGTATATAGATTAATGCTAAAATACAtctaaaattactaaaaaaatattatggaTTATTCTACTGGGACTATACTATAGTCACTACGATAATTATGGTGTAATAAAAAGTATTGTTAAAatcaaagtaatatttttttgaattttgatcctctaaattttaaatttgtattttaaaggataaagtgtgatcttctacctttgaataatttttctctcatatttattcttgttcccacctataaaataaatggtgagagatcacactttattctataagtgaaatttaaattttagagaaTCAAAATCCTATTTTTTTAGAATTatactacacatacaagtctttttggcttacaagtcttacaagttaggCCAAATCTAACAAAAACTACATTCACCTATTGGAGCGTGATAATACCCGCGTAACTCAACCATTTCCAAAGTACGCTCTCACTCACCATTATGGAAGGCACTTCTTCTTCAcgttcctctttctcctcctcctcttccttcttcttcttcttcttcttctcctttttctttgcgtttctcctttttcttcacgTGTTTCATCTTTattgttgttttttttattaccgttgttgctgcatttttttttcctactcctctttctattgatttgcaatattatgtattttttttcttctttgtttgattttttctcccaagaagaattataagaaaacgaaataagaagatgaggaagaagaagcagtagacagtagaagatgaagaggaggaagaggaagagttttgaattatacagaacttatcagaatagaaatacaccaaaaaattcttaaaatacacctaaatatcttcgtgttacacccaaatatcttcgtactacacccaaatttgctgcaaaaaaatgtttcctctaatgccttgttttttcttctaaattgaaccacaccttagccttggattcaaaacaataatcaatttcgttctgATTCAATTGACAAGCTGAACCTGAATTATTTATTATCTTCAACAACAAGAtaactgatgatgatgatgaaagagaaagaaaaaataaaaaaaagagaaaaaattttaataaaaaaaaaaaagaagagaagagagaggaagaaaTAATTATCATAACCNNNNNNNNNNNNNNNNNNNNNNNNNNNNNNNNNNNNNNNNNNNNNNNNNNNNNNNNNNNNNNNNNNNNNNNNNNNNNNNNNNNNNNNNNNNNNNNNNNNNNNNNNNAAAAGAGTATTATTATATTTGAAAATTgagtaaatatatttttaataaatttcttaaataaatttatttaaattataccacaaaaagattttattccatacaaaataattaaaaaaaataacttaaaaaatgttaggggTATTGTAAAAATTTATAATAGCTCGATGCATAGTAATTTGAATCAACCCTGTTCAAATTATATAAGAACAAAACCAGGGACTAAATCGAAACAGCTTGTTTTGAATTAGTAGGGACTTCacatgcatgcataaatcgacTCATGCTGTTTCGAATTACATAAACCAATTCGATTTGTGTGTATCTCTAGTCATTTAAATTGGTAGAATTTGAATTAGTGTTGGAATAAATAATTCGAATCAGACTgatttaaattacataaaattGTCCTTCTGGTAGATCTTTATAACGTTTTTCTTTTTGGTAGAATTGTGTAATTTTGAGTTCCATTTGGTTTATATGTGTGATTTGTCCTAAAATAAATTTGatgatataaatatataaaataaaaatttaaccaTTTTGATTATCTTCTTAAAAAATTCTCTATTATAAACCACATATGTTATTGTCATGATGATGTGAGAAAAATCAATCACGCTCTATATGTGTTCAATCTATTTGATTTAGAAGGGGGAAAAGGATTTCTTC is from Arachis ipaensis cultivar K30076 chromosome B01, Araip1.1, whole genome shotgun sequence and encodes:
- the LOC107616125 gene encoding non-specific lipid-transfer protein 1, producing the protein MAKLALVATIMACMVIVGSHGQATLSCDQVTVWLLPCVSYAVLGGNVSQLCCQGIYSLNKGYKNGDDRRSACQCIKDRAALIPGIDYKRVNQIAGLCGTKCPYKVYPTTNCSKVQ